In one window of Thalassotalea agarivorans DNA:
- the rluB gene encoding 23S rRNA pseudouridine(2605) synthase RluB: protein MSEKLQKVLARAGKGSRREMEKLISEGRVSVDGKVAYLGDRIEGTEQVRVDGHAVKLKSADEDICRVLMYNKPEGEMSTRKDPEGRPTIFDRLPPLEGGRWVAVGRLDINTQGMLLFTTDGELANRLMHPSHNVEREYAVRVFGEVDDAMLQRLRNGVNLEDGPAKFQKIIYKGGEGRNHWYHVVLSEGRNREVRRLWESQEVQVSRLIRVRYGDMELNRRLPLGGWAELPLKDVNYYRRLVGLKPETQSKVKVDEKSIDNAKHRRIRRSVKKHQQRQTTARRRRK from the coding sequence ATGTCTGAAAAACTACAAAAGGTCCTTGCACGTGCAGGTAAGGGCTCTCGCCGCGAAATGGAAAAACTCATCAGCGAAGGTCGCGTTAGTGTTGACGGTAAAGTTGCCTATTTGGGCGATCGTATCGAAGGTACCGAGCAGGTTCGTGTAGATGGCCACGCCGTCAAACTTAAATCTGCCGATGAAGATATTTGTCGCGTGTTAATGTACAACAAACCGGAAGGGGAAATGTCAACGCGCAAAGATCCGGAAGGAAGACCGACAATATTCGATCGCCTGCCACCACTTGAGGGTGGCCGTTGGGTAGCAGTTGGGCGGTTAGATATTAACACGCAAGGGATGTTGCTATTTACCACAGATGGTGAGTTAGCAAACCGATTAATGCATCCTTCACACAATGTAGAGCGTGAATACGCTGTGCGTGTGTTTGGTGAAGTAGACGATGCTATGCTGCAACGATTGCGCAATGGCGTAAATCTAGAAGATGGCCCAGCCAAGTTTCAAAAGATTATTTACAAAGGTGGTGAAGGCCGAAACCACTGGTATCATGTTGTGCTTTCAGAAGGGCGTAACCGCGAAGTTAGACGCCTATGGGAAAGCCAAGAAGTTCAGGTCTCTCGCTTGATTCGCGTGCGTTACGGTGACATGGAGCTAAATCGCCGCTTACCGTTAGGTGGTTGGGCGGAACTGCCACTAAAAGATGTAAATTATTACCGTCGCTTGGTAGGCTTAAAACCTGAAACGCAAAGTAAAGTTAAAGTTGATGAAAAATCTATTGATAATGCCAAGCACAGACGCATACGTCGTAGTGTTAAAAAGCATCAACAACGTCAAACCACAGCACGAAGAAGACGCAAATAA
- a CDS encoding anthranilate synthase component 1: MSTDKQTQGTVETIVRKTTYQKEPLAVYNQLCAGQANTLLLESAEIDKKHQLKSLLLTKAAVKLVCQQNSVELYPLTENGKAAVDEVTSALEGTCQINASADKTTLSFAKPDANLDEHQRLKSANVFQALRQFTTFENLTNHPFGVFLAGTFAFDLIACAEELPAVAEGANTCPDYAFYLAEHMVLIDHETQSCEVLGNVFSKETDIKAAITQGVEQLANALERPIASIQTQENVAATAVEASVDISDQAFCDIVEQLKQNIVAGDIFQVVPSRTFSLPCSNALLAYNALKQSNPSPYMFYVQDEDFTIFGASPESALKYQHQSRQVEIYPIAGTRPRGFDQHGNISLDLDSRIELDLRLNEKELAEHIMLVDLARNDIARVSKPGTRHIADLLKVDRYSHVMHLVSRVCGELQDDLDALQAYQACMNMGTLSGAPKVKATQLIRDQEQHRRGSYGGAVGYLTGEGEMDTCIVIRSAFVKDDMAHIQAGAGVVFDSVAQAEADETRQKAQAVINAIKTASQLEAI; the protein is encoded by the coding sequence ATGAGCACAGATAAACAAACACAGGGCACGGTAGAAACCATTGTCCGTAAAACAACCTATCAAAAAGAACCGTTAGCGGTTTATAACCAGCTATGTGCTGGGCAAGCAAATACCCTGCTGCTAGAGTCAGCAGAAATCGATAAAAAGCATCAACTAAAAAGTTTGTTGCTGACCAAAGCAGCAGTCAAATTGGTATGCCAGCAAAACAGCGTTGAACTATACCCACTTACCGAAAACGGTAAAGCAGCTGTTGATGAAGTAACCTCGGCATTAGAAGGTACCTGCCAAATCAACGCATCAGCTGATAAAACAACACTAAGCTTTGCCAAACCCGACGCCAATTTAGACGAACATCAACGATTAAAGTCTGCCAATGTATTTCAGGCGCTAAGACAATTTACGACCTTTGAAAACTTAACCAATCACCCTTTTGGTGTATTCCTCGCAGGCACGTTCGCGTTTGATTTAATCGCCTGTGCAGAGGAATTACCTGCAGTTGCCGAGGGGGCAAACACTTGTCCTGACTACGCCTTTTATCTTGCTGAGCATATGGTGCTGATTGACCATGAAACGCAAAGCTGTGAAGTATTAGGCAATGTATTTTCCAAAGAAACAGACATCAAGGCAGCAATTACACAGGGCGTTGAACAACTTGCTAATGCTTTAGAGCGCCCTATAGCCAGTATTCAAACGCAAGAAAATGTAGCTGCCACCGCAGTTGAAGCTAGTGTGGATATTTCCGATCAGGCGTTTTGCGATATCGTTGAGCAGTTAAAACAAAACATTGTTGCCGGTGATATATTTCAGGTAGTGCCGTCGCGCACCTTTTCACTGCCATGCAGCAACGCCCTACTTGCTTACAACGCGTTAAAGCAATCTAATCCAAGCCCATACATGTTTTACGTGCAAGATGAAGACTTTACCATTTTTGGCGCATCGCCAGAGTCAGCACTAAAATATCAACACCAAAGCAGACAAGTAGAAATTTACCCGATTGCAGGTACTAGACCGCGCGGGTTTGATCAACACGGTAACATTAGTCTTGACCTAGACAGTCGCATTGAACTGGATTTACGCCTTAACGAAAAGGAATTAGCAGAACACATCATGCTAGTAGATTTAGCACGCAACGATATTGCCCGTGTTAGCAAACCGGGGACTCGTCACATTGCTGATTTGCTAAAAGTTGACCGTTATTCGCATGTCATGCACTTAGTTTCGCGAGTGTGCGGCGAATTACAGGATGACTTAGATGCCTTGCAGGCATATCAGGCGTGCATGAATATGGGCACGCTATCTGGCGCGCCAAAAGTAAAAGCTACTCAGTTGATTCGCGATCAAGAACAACACCGCAGAGGCAGTTATGGTGGCGCGGTTGGCTATCTGACAGGCGAAGGTGAAATGGATACCTGTATTGTGATTCGAAGTGCTTTTGTCAAAGATGATATGGCGCATATTCAAGCAGGTGCAGGTGTGGTGTTTGATTCAGTAGCACAAGCTGAAGCTGATGAAACCCGTCAAAAAGCACAAGCGGTGATAAACGCGATAAAAACAGCTAGTCAGTTGGAGGCGATCTAA
- the rnd gene encoding ribonuclease D has product MTYQYIATNAELADFCLKLENSEFLAVDTEFVRTRTYFPKLGLIQVSNGQHCALIDPIEVNDLAPFWALMSDSKILKVLHACSEDIEVFLQEGCRPVNVLDSQIMMTFLGHGLSLGYAATVKHYLAIELDKSESRTDWTKRPLTEKQKQYAIADVIHLHEIFPKIQQEISETTWLNAAIEESERLIEKKCQQVDQENLYKNVKLAWRLNPEQLNRLKALCKWRYQHAIKKNVPLSFVVKDHTLFTVAQKNPKHFYALSQLEGVEANDVKYKGKALLAELRKANELPAQDYPQRVQRLDEQPGYKQVYKRVKNFLAKAAEEAGIQVELLASKKQINQFLKRHYQISDRPPEQIDLLSGWRRRLAGEKLEAMSADNFEQLPG; this is encoded by the coding sequence GTGACGTATCAATACATAGCGACAAACGCTGAGCTGGCAGACTTTTGTCTAAAGCTGGAAAACAGTGAATTTTTAGCGGTAGATACTGAGTTTGTTCGCACCCGTACCTATTTTCCTAAATTGGGCTTAATTCAAGTCAGTAACGGCCAACATTGCGCATTAATCGACCCGATTGAAGTGAACGATCTAGCGCCTTTTTGGGCGCTGATGAGTGATAGCAAAATACTGAAGGTACTTCACGCCTGTTCCGAGGACATTGAAGTGTTCTTGCAAGAGGGCTGCAGGCCGGTCAATGTGCTTGATAGTCAAATTATGATGACATTTCTGGGTCATGGCTTAAGTTTGGGCTACGCAGCTACGGTGAAGCATTATTTGGCGATTGAGCTCGATAAGTCCGAGTCACGTACTGATTGGACAAAGCGCCCATTGACCGAAAAACAAAAGCAATATGCCATTGCTGATGTGATTCATTTGCATGAAATTTTCCCTAAAATCCAACAGGAAATTAGCGAAACCACGTGGTTAAATGCGGCGATAGAAGAAAGCGAACGTTTAATAGAGAAAAAGTGTCAGCAGGTTGACCAAGAAAATCTATATAAAAACGTGAAGCTGGCTTGGCGGTTAAACCCAGAGCAACTGAATCGCTTAAAGGCGCTGTGTAAGTGGCGCTATCAGCATGCGATTAAGAAGAATGTGCCCTTGAGTTTTGTGGTTAAAGACCACACCTTATTTACAGTCGCTCAGAAAAACCCAAAACACTTTTATGCGTTATCGCAGTTAGAAGGGGTTGAGGCAAACGATGTTAAATATAAAGGGAAAGCCCTTTTAGCTGAATTGCGAAAAGCTAATGAGTTACCTGCGCAGGATTATCCTCAAAGAGTTCAACGCCTCGACGAACAACCGGGCTATAAGCAGGTATACAAACGGGTGAAGAACTTTCTAGCGAAGGCGGCAGAAGAGGCAGGTATTCAAGTGGAATTGCTTGCGTCTAAAAAGCAAATAAATCAGTTTTTAAAGCGCCATTATCAGATAAGCGATCGTCCGCCGGAACAAATAGATTTGTTGTCAGGATGGCGCAGAAGATTAGCCGGTGAAAAGCTTGAAGCCATGAGTGCTGATAATTTTGAACAATTACCAGGTTAA
- a CDS encoding DsbA family protein, whose translation MQLLYAMDPMCAWCYGFQPELDAFVAEFPSAQVSWVMGGLAPDSNQPMAEDLRTTIASYWHQIEQVSQVSFNHNYWQLNTPYRSTYIACRAVIIADKYVADGAQRMVKAIQSAYYQAAKNPSLESTLADCANTIGLDREIFIKALSSQEIEQQLQQHLAISRQLNVTGFPALFFLDDEQRAHPITLGFSSAAQLSQRFSLILDSVN comes from the coding sequence ATGCAGTTGTTGTATGCAATGGATCCTATGTGTGCCTGGTGCTATGGCTTTCAACCAGAATTAGATGCATTTGTTGCAGAGTTCCCTAGCGCGCAAGTTTCTTGGGTGATGGGCGGATTAGCCCCCGATTCAAACCAGCCAATGGCGGAAGATTTAAGAACAACTATTGCTAGCTACTGGCATCAGATAGAACAAGTTTCACAGGTTAGCTTTAACCACAACTATTGGCAGTTAAACACGCCCTACCGCTCAACTTATATCGCATGCCGAGCTGTTATTATTGCTGATAAGTATGTAGCGGATGGCGCGCAGCGCATGGTAAAAGCAATTCAATCTGCTTATTACCAAGCAGCTAAAAATCCGTCACTTGAATCAACACTAGCTGATTGCGCAAACACAATTGGTTTAGATAGAGAAATATTTATTAAAGCGCTTTCGTCGCAAGAGATAGAACAACAATTGCAGCAACATTTAGCCATTAGTCGGCAGTTGAACGTCACAGGCTTTCCTGCATTGTTTTTTCTTGATGACGAGCAGCGTGCCCACCCTATCACCCTCGGATTTAGCAGTGCTGCACAGTTATCGCAGCGATTTTCACTTATTTTGGATAGCGTAAACTAG
- the scpB gene encoding SMC-Scp complex subunit ScpB yields MKKLNHKELKKLIEATIFVSPHPISVVKMKETTLSDIDTTTKQIKLLLEELQNDYQDKGIELVEVASGYRFQAVASLSDDLSYLFKERAPKYSRALLETLSLIAYKQPITRGEIEDVRGVSVSSYIIKTLLEREWIRVIGHKEVPGRPALYGTTKAFLDYFNLTSLEQLPVLEDIEPIDVPELELVSEGQPVH; encoded by the coding sequence ATGAAAAAGTTGAATCATAAAGAGCTGAAAAAGCTAATTGAAGCAACAATATTTGTCAGCCCGCATCCGATTAGTGTTGTAAAGATGAAAGAAACAACGTTGTCTGACATTGATACAACAACAAAACAAATCAAATTACTGCTTGAAGAGTTACAAAACGACTATCAAGACAAAGGCATTGAGCTTGTCGAAGTGGCCTCTGGCTATCGTTTTCAAGCGGTAGCTAGCTTAAGTGACGATTTATCTTATTTATTCAAAGAAAGAGCGCCTAAATATTCAAGAGCTTTGCTCGAAACATTATCGCTAATAGCATATAAACAGCCTATTACGCGTGGTGAAATAGAAGATGTCCGTGGCGTGTCGGTAAGCAGTTATATTATTAAAACGCTACTAGAGCGAGAGTGGATTCGCGTGATTGGTCACAAAGAGGTACCGGGTAGACCAGCTCTGTATGGCACTACTAAGGCGTTTTTAGATTATTTCAATTTAACCTCGCTTGAACAGTTGCCAGTGCTAGAAGATATTGAACCGATTGATGTGCCTGAATTAGAGTTAGTGTCGGAAGGCCAACCGGTTCATTAA
- a CDS encoding zinc-binding dehydrogenase, protein MKAVTYDPKADRFNLSELAIPTIGDNDVLIAVKACGLNPVDAKIHLWHTMAPQMNEQWVVGLDVSGEVVDIGAKVDTWRVGDKVLCHGDMMRPHGGFAEFTVQNADTLIAYPKVDEATAAATPCAGWTAWRALYDKLNITAHDTILITGGSGGVGGFAVQLARHVGLKQIIATCSSKNADYVKGLGATHVLDYHQQDIVQCTLDITNGLGVDIGLDTVGPNNDEFVANALRFEGQMVALVDTVTPANYQDAFMRGLSFHQLSLGAGHRNGVLGRQTLVQAGQAFSSLIAHGDVTVDKLQTIPLDDVPSALVEMRNQRTVGKIVFKA, encoded by the coding sequence ATGAAGGCCGTTACATATGACCCAAAAGCCGATCGCTTTAATCTATCAGAGCTTGCTATACCAACTATTGGCGATAATGACGTATTAATTGCGGTAAAGGCCTGTGGTTTAAATCCGGTTGATGCAAAAATTCACTTGTGGCACACAATGGCGCCACAGATGAATGAGCAATGGGTTGTTGGCTTAGATGTCTCCGGTGAGGTGGTCGACATAGGAGCAAAAGTCGATACCTGGCGTGTCGGCGATAAAGTGCTTTGCCATGGCGATATGATGCGCCCACATGGCGGGTTCGCTGAGTTTACCGTTCAAAATGCCGATACTTTAATTGCTTACCCAAAGGTTGATGAAGCAACGGCAGCCGCAACGCCATGTGCCGGTTGGACAGCGTGGCGTGCTTTGTATGACAAACTTAATATAACAGCGCATGACACTATATTGATCACCGGCGGCTCTGGTGGTGTTGGCGGGTTTGCTGTGCAACTAGCTCGTCATGTTGGTTTAAAGCAGATCATCGCTACTTGTTCGAGTAAAAACGCGGATTATGTAAAAGGCCTCGGAGCAACTCACGTGCTTGATTATCATCAACAGGATATTGTGCAATGCACGCTCGATATCACCAATGGGTTAGGAGTTGATATTGGATTAGATACCGTAGGGCCGAACAATGATGAGTTTGTTGCCAATGCGCTGCGCTTTGAAGGGCAGATGGTCGCATTAGTTGATACTGTTACCCCTGCAAATTATCAAGATGCTTTTATGCGAGGTTTAAGCTTTCATCAGTTAAGTTTGGGTGCAGGCCATCGAAATGGCGTCTTGGGTAGACAAACCCTGGTTCAAGCAGGGCAGGCGTTTTCTTCACTCATCGCACACGGCGATGTCACAGTAGATAAATTGCAAACAATACCACTTGATGATGTGCCAAGCGCATTAGTAGAAATGAGAAACCAGCGCACGGTTGGTAAGATAGTCTTTAAAGCGTAG
- the glnS gene encoding glutamine--tRNA ligase encodes MSDTETRPTNFIRQIIDTDLADGKHTEIHTRFPPEPNGYLHIGHAKSICLNFGIAQDYQGTCNLRFDDTNPEKEDIDYVNSIMADVRWLGFEWNGDVRYSSDYFDRLHGYAVELIEKGLAYVDFLNPEEIREYRGTLKAPGKNSPYRDTAVEENLAHFEKMKNGEYKEGECCLRAKIDMSSSFMCMRDPVIYRIKFAHHHQTGDKWCIYPMYDFTHCISDAIEDITHSLCTLEFQDNRRLYDWVIENISIESTPHQYEFSRLNLEYTVMSKRKLNALVEEKLVSGWDDPRMPTIAAFRRRGYTPASMREFAKRIGVTKMDNTVEMSVLESCIRDDLNENAPRAMAVLDPIKLVIENYPEGQVEELNVKNHPNIEEMGSRVVPFSKELFIEAEDFREEANKKYKRLVLDKAVRLRGAYVVTATRCDKDEQGNVTTVYCQYNENTLGKNPEDGTKPKGVIHWVSAEHALDAEVRLYDRLFNVPNPGAEDDFHKVINADSLVTISGAKVEPALVNAEAEKSYQFERQGYFCLDSKDGSKDNLVFNRTVGLRDTWAKINA; translated from the coding sequence ATGTCGGATACAGAAACTCGTCCAACTAATTTTATTCGTCAAATTATTGATACCGATCTTGCTGATGGCAAGCATACGGAGATACATACTCGTTTCCCGCCTGAGCCAAATGGTTATTTACACATTGGCCACGCAAAATCTATTTGCTTAAATTTTGGTATTGCCCAAGATTATCAAGGTACGTGTAACTTACGTTTTGACGACACCAACCCAGAAAAAGAAGACATCGACTACGTTAATTCGATTATGGCAGACGTACGCTGGTTAGGCTTCGAGTGGAACGGTGATGTGCGTTATTCATCGGACTACTTTGACCGTTTACATGGCTATGCTGTTGAACTAATCGAGAAAGGTCTTGCTTACGTAGACTTTTTAAATCCGGAAGAAATCAGAGAATATCGTGGTACGTTGAAAGCGCCAGGCAAGAACAGCCCATACCGTGATACCGCGGTAGAGGAAAACTTAGCGCATTTTGAAAAGATGAAGAACGGTGAGTACAAAGAGGGTGAATGCTGTCTTCGTGCTAAAATCGATATGTCTTCAAGCTTCATGTGTATGCGTGATCCTGTGATTTATCGCATTAAATTTGCCCACCACCATCAAACGGGTGACAAGTGGTGCATCTATCCAATGTACGATTTTACGCATTGTATTTCAGATGCGATTGAAGATATTACACATTCGTTATGTACCCTTGAATTCCAAGATAACCGTCGTTTGTACGACTGGGTTATCGAGAATATTTCGATTGAATCGACACCTCATCAATATGAATTTTCTCGTCTAAACCTTGAATACACGGTAATGAGTAAGCGTAAGTTGAATGCGCTGGTTGAAGAAAAGCTTGTTTCGGGTTGGGATGACCCTCGTATGCCAACGATTGCGGCATTTCGTCGTCGTGGCTATACACCCGCGTCAATGCGTGAGTTTGCTAAGCGCATCGGTGTAACCAAGATGGACAATACGGTAGAAATGAGCGTACTTGAATCGTGTATTCGAGATGACCTTAACGAGAATGCGCCGCGTGCTATGGCTGTGTTAGATCCGATTAAACTCGTGATTGAAAACTACCCAGAAGGCCAAGTAGAAGAGCTTAACGTTAAAAATCATCCAAACATTGAAGAGATGGGCTCGCGTGTAGTGCCGTTTTCTAAAGAGTTGTTTATTGAAGCAGAAGACTTTAGAGAAGAAGCAAACAAGAAATACAAACGCCTTGTTTTAGACAAAGCGGTACGCCTGCGTGGTGCATACGTAGTAACAGCAACGCGCTGTGACAAAGACGAGCAGGGCAATGTAACAACGGTATATTGTCAGTACAACGAGAACACCTTAGGTAAAAACCCAGAAGATGGAACCAAGCCAAAGGGCGTTATTCATTGGGTAAGTGCTGAACACGCGTTGGATGCTGAAGTACGCCTATACGATCGTTTGTTCAATGTGCCTAACCCAGGCGCAGAAGACGATTTTCATAAGGTGATTAACGCAGATTCATTAGTGACTATCTCTGGCGCAAAAGTTGAACCAGCGCTTGTTAACGCTGAAGCAGAAAAATCTTATCAGTTTGAACGCCAAGGTTATTTCTGTTTGGACAGCAAAGACGGCAGTAAAGACAACTTAGTGTTTAACCGTACTGTAGGATTGCGTGATACCTGGGCCAAAATAAACGCCTAA
- a CDS encoding L-threonylcarbamoyladenylate synthase, with translation MSQFFYVHPDNPQGRLMKQAAALIHQGAVIVYPTDSGYALGCHIGDKKALDRICAIRDIDRNHNFTLVCKDLSELSTYARVENNAFRLIKNNTPGAYTFVFKGTKEVPKRLLNEKKRTIGIRIPDNNITQALLDELREPIMSTTLIMPGEERAEFDPEHIRDILEHRVDLIIHGGYLGEKPTTVIDFADSDGDIIRVGEGDPTPFE, from the coding sequence ATGAGTCAATTTTTTTATGTGCATCCAGATAACCCGCAAGGGCGCTTAATGAAGCAAGCGGCGGCATTAATTCATCAAGGTGCGGTAATCGTATACCCAACCGATTCAGGTTATGCCTTGGGTTGCCACATAGGTGATAAAAAAGCGCTAGATAGAATTTGCGCCATTCGTGATATCGACAGAAACCATAATTTCACTTTAGTGTGTAAAGACTTATCGGAGCTTTCAACCTACGCGAGAGTAGAGAACAACGCCTTTCGCTTAATAAAGAACAATACGCCAGGTGCTTATACCTTTGTTTTTAAAGGAACCAAAGAGGTTCCAAAACGTTTACTTAACGAGAAAAAGCGCACCATTGGTATTCGAATTCCTGACAATAATATAACGCAAGCATTGCTAGACGAGCTGCGTGAGCCAATTATGTCGACAACCTTGATTATGCCGGGGGAAGAAAGAGCGGAATTTGACCCAGAGCATATTCGCGATATTTTAGAGCATCGAGTTGATTTGATAATCCATGGCGGGTATCTTGGAGAGAAGCCCACCACCGTGATCGATTTTGCCGACAGCGACGGTGACATTATAAGGGTGGGTGAAGGAGACCCAACGCCATTTGAATAA
- a CDS encoding segregation and condensation protein A produces MTTNKALGPDKKSAQSKGEMVQQVLPLAMIRGEAMVEKPQDLFIPPDALEVILETFEGPLDLLLYLIRKQKFDILDLPIAPITAQYMEYVDLMKEFKLELAAEYLVMAAILAEIKSRLLLPKQQVDEDEVDPRAELVRRLQEYEIIKKAAENMDELPRLERDNHHIDLPIHPDYVAKTPQATVEMAELLDALRGVMKRSEAFEHHQIHRETLSTRERMTNVLARLKDGKESFLEFGQLFTPSEGKQGVVVTFLAILELVKESLVECVQAQVYGPIQVRLKHEKVES; encoded by the coding sequence ATGACGACAAATAAAGCGCTAGGCCCAGACAAAAAGTCTGCTCAGTCAAAAGGGGAAATGGTACAACAGGTATTGCCTTTGGCCATGATCCGTGGCGAAGCTATGGTCGAAAAGCCGCAAGATTTGTTCATTCCACCTGATGCGCTGGAAGTTATCCTAGAAACGTTTGAAGGCCCGCTCGATTTACTGCTTTATTTAATTCGAAAACAAAAATTCGACATTTTAGATCTACCCATCGCGCCAATTACCGCGCAGTACATGGAATATGTCGACTTGATGAAAGAATTTAAGCTTGAACTCGCCGCTGAATATTTAGTGATGGCCGCTATTTTGGCTGAAATAAAATCCCGTTTATTGCTGCCCAAGCAACAGGTTGACGAAGATGAAGTTGACCCAAGAGCCGAGTTAGTTCGTCGCTTGCAAGAATACGAAATTATAAAGAAAGCGGCAGAAAATATGGACGAGTTACCTCGACTAGAGCGTGACAATCATCATATTGATTTACCTATCCATCCAGATTACGTGGCTAAAACGCCGCAAGCAACTGTCGAGATGGCGGAACTACTCGACGCACTGCGCGGCGTGATGAAACGCAGTGAAGCCTTTGAACACCATCAAATTCACAGAGAAACGTTATCAACCCGTGAACGCATGACTAACGTGCTTGCGCGTTTAAAAGATGGTAAAGAATCGTTTTTGGAGTTTGGCCAATTGTTTACGCCAAGTGAGGGTAAACAAGGGGTAGTGGTCACCTTTTTGGCTATTTTAGAATTAGTAAAAGAGTCTTTAGTTGAGTGCGTGCAAGCGCAGGTCTATGGCCCTATACAAGTGAGGTTGAAACATGAAAAAGTTGAATCATAA
- a CDS encoding PHP domain-containing protein, whose amino-acid sequence MQIDLHSHTHCSDGQLSPQALVDRATNFQIDMLAITDHDTVTALDIAKNYIEDKQLPLELVRGIEISTGWHGFEIHVVGLDIDHRHQAISDIVDKHQAIREKRAVMMAEKLTKCGFEGIYEKAKALAGDGSITRAHFARVLHQQGSVNTMQAAFDKYLGKGKRAYVKPMWSTIEQAVAAIEQAGGHAVLAHPIRYDLSAKWRRRLIEDFKHAGGKGLEIVLPQMNKQQRETMLSYCQDYDFYASMGSDFHFPSKWSDLGRNLTLPENCKPIWQLWQ is encoded by the coding sequence ATGCAAATAGATCTGCACAGCCACACCCATTGTTCAGATGGTCAACTTTCCCCGCAAGCCCTTGTAGATAGGGCAACGAACTTTCAAATCGACATGCTTGCGATTACAGATCACGACACGGTTACGGCATTAGATATTGCGAAAAATTATATTGAAGACAAGCAATTACCGCTTGAGCTAGTTCGTGGCATTGAGATTTCTACTGGCTGGCATGGTTTTGAAATTCATGTGGTGGGTTTAGACATAGATCATCGCCATCAAGCAATTAGTGACATTGTTGATAAGCATCAGGCAATACGTGAAAAGCGTGCGGTGATGATGGCGGAAAAGCTAACTAAGTGTGGTTTTGAAGGTATCTATGAAAAGGCTAAGGCACTAGCAGGCGATGGCTCTATTACCCGCGCACACTTTGCGCGGGTGCTACACCAACAAGGTAGTGTCAATACTATGCAAGCTGCCTTTGATAAGTACTTAGGTAAAGGGAAACGTGCTTATGTTAAACCGATGTGGAGCACGATTGAACAAGCGGTAGCTGCAATTGAGCAAGCGGGCGGCCATGCGGTTCTGGCGCATCCTATTCGTTACGATCTATCGGCAAAGTGGCGTAGGCGTTTAATAGAAGACTTTAAACATGCCGGTGGCAAAGGCTTAGAAATTGTCTTACCGCAAATGAATAAGCAGCAACGAGAAACCATGTTATCGTACTGTCAGGACTATGACTTTTACGCATCGATGGGTTCGGACTTTCATTTTCCGTCAAAGTGGAGCGATTTAGGACGTAATCTAACTCTGCCTGAAAACTGCAAACCGATATGGCAACTGTGGCAATAA
- a CDS encoding DUF4345 family protein yields the protein MDCAILLRGLGTVLILVGLVLVYNPELVSNKAVPASTFEATERRIWWGLFIGIGTLLMFHHQWHPWQQTVAATFASLLFGLLVARLVGIALDGSVLKQWINVGIELVIMAPFIWWYFHARS from the coding sequence ATGGACTGTGCGATATTACTTCGAGGACTAGGTACAGTGCTGATACTTGTTGGGCTAGTACTGGTTTACAACCCAGAGCTAGTGAGCAACAAAGCTGTTCCAGCATCCACTTTTGAAGCCACTGAGCGACGCATTTGGTGGGGGTTGTTTATAGGTATAGGAACACTATTGATGTTTCATCATCAATGGCATCCTTGGCAACAAACGGTCGCTGCTACCTTTGCTTCGTTGCTATTTGGTTTACTGGTCGCTCGCCTTGTTGGCATTGCTCTAGATGGCTCCGTGCTAAAACAGTGGATTAATGTAGGTATTGAACTTGTGATAATGGCACCATTTATTTGGTGGTATTTTCATGCTCGCAGTTGA